CTCCATCGGCGTGGCGGGGACCCTCGGCCTCCTGCTCCTCGTCGTGTGGGCGGTGCGCGCCGGCTGCACGACCACCGAGCTCGCCGTACGACGCGGGCAGCTCTCGATCAAGCGCAACGGGCAGACCGAGCTGGTCGACCTGGCCAGTCCCTACACACCGATCGCGATCATCGGCGAGCCGAGCGACCGCCGCTGGACGGTGCTGATCGAGCGCGAGGGCCTGCCGTTGGTCGTGGTCACCCGGTCGTGGGTCGACCCGCACTGGTTCACGACCGTGCTCTACCGGCTCCGCCCCGGCCTGCGCCCGGACGACACGGGGTCGAGCACCGAGCCGGTCACCCCGTAGCGATCCAGTACCGCAGCTTCCCGGCCCGCTCGTCCTCGAGCACGCCGCCGCCCGCCTCGATGGTGCGCCGGGACGCGTCGTTGCCGACGTCGCAGGTGACCAGCACCCGCTCGATCCCGAGGCCGGCCGCGGCCTCCACCCCGAGCGCGAGCGCCCGCGCGGCGTGGCCGCGGCGCCGGGCGGAGGGCCGCACGGCGTAGCCGATGTGTCCGCCCTGCTCCAGCAGCCAGTCGTTGAGCAGGTGCCGCAGGTGCAGGAAGCCGACCACCTCGTCCTCGGGCCCGCCGTCGCCGTCGGTGATCCAGAAGTACGTCGAGGGCACCCGCGTGCCGTCGAGGTCGGCGGTCGAGGTCAGCTCGGTCATGGCGACGTACGCCG
This genomic interval from Nocardioides kongjuensis contains the following:
- a CDS encoding GNAT family N-acetyltransferase yields the protein MTALVPPDVARWKSWAAMIEDFGGTDEMHGSGHWNLEGDPVPTEAGCAAYVAMTELTSTADLDGTRVPSTYFWITDGDGGPEDEVVGFLHLRHLLNDWLLEQGGHIGYAVRPSARRRGHAARALALGVEAAAGLGIERVLVTCDVGNDASRRTIEAGGGVLEDERAGKLRYWIATG